One segment of Anguilla anguilla isolate fAngAng1 chromosome 1, fAngAng1.pri, whole genome shotgun sequence DNA contains the following:
- the rpz gene encoding protein rapunzel isoform X2 — MADILEDRDKLKRGLVKVLECVATISSAATVVNPIFGVAGSLIRVVLHHVDDEDIKTLKREFGSVNRALDEISLQNRNALQQIKKETLDGQYSQVEANLRNQFRKFMAIVEARPDNRNGKIEAFKESYADDLGDQNLYTLYEGVMGKPKLFSKPILEVYMKHSHGDRQVMDRLCTRLTYLFCIGLIALMGYTALMEDDEEGIAEEWAAKMEDVQERMQEELRKCK; from the coding sequence ATGGCTGACATACTGGAGGACCGTGACAAGCTGAAGAGGGGCCTGGTTAAGGTGCTGGAGTGCGTGGCCACCATCTCCTCAGCTGCCACTGTGGTCAACCCAATATTTGGGGTAGCTGGCTCCTTGATCCGTGTGGTTCTGCATCACGTTGACGACGAGGACATCAAGACACTCAAGCGGGAGTTTGGCAGTGTGAACCGGGCCCTGGATGAGATCTCCCTGCAGAATCGCAATGCCTTGCAGCAGATCAAGAAGGAGACGCTGGATGGCCAGTACTCCCAGGTGGAGGCTAACCTGCGCAACCAGTTCCGTAAGTTCATGGCGATTGTGGAGGCCCGGCCCGACAACCGGAACGGCAAGATCGAGGCCTTCAAGGAGAGCTACGCCGACGACCTGGGTGACCAGAATCTGTACACCCTCTATGAGGGCGTGATGGGGAAACCCAAGCTCTTCAGCAAGCCCATTCTGGAGGTGTACATGAAGCACTCGCACGGCGACCGGCAGGTTATGGATCGCCTGTGCACCCGCCTCACCTATCTCTTCTGCATCGGCCTCATCGCCCTCATGGGCTACACTGCCCTCATGGAAGATGATGAAGAAGGCATTGCCGAAGAGTGGGCAGCCAAGATGGAAGATGTGCAGGAGAGGATGCAAGAAGAACTCAGAAAGTGCAAGTGA
- the LOC118229104 gene encoding uncharacterized protein LOC118229104 isoform X1 — protein MIESKCASSLRQLLQGVQHHCGKNPGKRKGEYFWNSQQLFAEAGVKDKTTRFLQKTMTSPLEKAVAQKKEAIEAVMEMFERGAEVVASAVGELFPLCEAAAPVLRLALDNVHSKEVFYVKEQFLVVRNQLDILSTQLENIDNEIKKGRLDSQYFSVEENLRNQFRKYMDILEAKPEFREVKTRLFLEHFGKTGGDKNLHVLYDAVMGRNTFGESILEVVERYEARNRRTLEDFCVRMKELFCLGLISLLGHCALTHGEEQEQAMIEDWNQKIQEVETRMKIAIEECVAAFPEQACLDIKQLVHGKEEKSNQDTAEALQQFLTRKYDWVSWSVRVINHSGSSYRNWRAGDNFQHVVGQNWFDVLQVNDTNVVVSYSCNPQPVPKDCIRQLMEGLAKKGNVQAVVEALQKQLPGFVAHAVSRHKESCAAWSFPEDCHYWERHKNVALCVHSE, from the exons ATGATAGAGAGCAAATGCGCATCGTCTCTTAGGCAGCTTCTCCAAGGAGTTCAACACCACTGTGGGAAAAATCCAgggaagagaaagggggaatATTTCTGGAACTCACAGCAGTTGTTTGCCGAAGCAGGCGTGAAGGACAAGACAACCCGTTTTCTGCAG AAGACCATGACCAGTCCACTGGAAAAGGCTGTGGCCCAGAAGAAGGAGGCCATTGAGGCTGTCATGGAGATGTTTGAGCGGGGGGCGGAGGTAGTGGCCAGCGCAGTCGGGGAGCTATTCCCCCTGTGTGAGGCGGCCGCCCCGGTCCTGCGGTTGGCCCTGGACAACGTGCACAGCAAGGAGGTCTTCTACGTCAAGGAGCAGTTTTTGGTTGTGCGAAACCAGCTGGATATCCTCTCCACCCAGCTGGAGAACATAGATAATGAGATCAAGAAGGGACGGTTGGACTCCCAGTACTTCTCTGTGGAGGAGAACCTCCGGAACCAGTTCCGCAAGTATATGGACATCCTGGAGGCCAAGCCAGAGTTCCGGGAGGTCAAGACCAGACTGTTTCTGGAGCACTTTGGCAAAACAGGAGGGGACAAAAACCTCCACGTGCTCTATGATGCTGTGATGGGGAGAAACACTTTTGGGGAGTCCATTCTAGAGGTAGTGGAAAGATATGAGGCCAGGAACAGGAGAACCCTGGAGGATTTCTGTGTTCGAATGAAAGAGCTCTTCTGCCTGGGGCTGATCTCTCTGCTGGGCCACTGTGCACTGACACATGGGGAGGAGCAAGAGCAGGCAATGATTGAGGATTGGAACCAGAAGATCCAGGAAGTGGAGACCAGGATGAAGATTGCTATTGAGGAGTGTGTGGCAGCCTTCCCAGAACAGGCTTGTCTGGACATAAAGCAGTTGGTCCATgggaaggaggagaagagcaaCCAGGACACAGCTGAGGCACTGCAACAGTTCCTGACCAGGAAATACGACTGGGTGAGCTGGTCAGTTCGTGTGATCAACCATTCTGGCAGCAGCTACCGGAACTGGCGCGCTGGGGACAACTTCCAGCATGTGGTGGGCCAGAACTGGTTTGACGTGTTGCAGGTGAATGACACCAACGTGGTGGTGTCCTACAGCTGTAATCCCCAGCCGGTGCCCAAGGACTGCATCCGGCAGCTGATGGAGGGCCTGGCGAAGAAAGGAAACGTCCAGGCTGTGGTGGAGGCCCTGCAGAAGCAGCTGCCCGGGTTTGTGGCACACGCAGTGAGCCGCCACAAGGAGAGCTGTGCGGCCTGGAGCTTTCCAGAGGACTGCCATTACTGGGAGAGGCACAAGAACGTGGCACTATGCGTGCACTCTGAGTGA
- the LOC118229104 gene encoding protein rapunzel-like isoform X2: MTSPLEKAVAQKKEAIEAVMEMFERGAEVVASAVGELFPLCEAAAPVLRLALDNVHSKEVFYVKEQFLVVRNQLDILSTQLENIDNEIKKGRLDSQYFSVEENLRNQFRKYMDILEAKPEFREVKTRLFLEHFGKTGGDKNLHVLYDAVMGRNTFGESILEVVERYEARNRRTLEDFCVRMKELFCLGLISLLGHCALTHGEEQEQAMIEDWNQKIQEVETRMKIAIEECVAAFPEQACLDIKQLVHGKEEKSNQDTAEALQQFLTRKYDWVSWSVRVINHSGSSYRNWRAGDNFQHVVGQNWFDVLQVNDTNVVVSYSCNPQPVPKDCIRQLMEGLAKKGNVQAVVEALQKQLPGFVAHAVSRHKESCAAWSFPEDCHYWERHKNVALCVHSE, translated from the coding sequence ATGACCAGTCCACTGGAAAAGGCTGTGGCCCAGAAGAAGGAGGCCATTGAGGCTGTCATGGAGATGTTTGAGCGGGGGGCGGAGGTAGTGGCCAGCGCAGTCGGGGAGCTATTCCCCCTGTGTGAGGCGGCCGCCCCGGTCCTGCGGTTGGCCCTGGACAACGTGCACAGCAAGGAGGTCTTCTACGTCAAGGAGCAGTTTTTGGTTGTGCGAAACCAGCTGGATATCCTCTCCACCCAGCTGGAGAACATAGATAATGAGATCAAGAAGGGACGGTTGGACTCCCAGTACTTCTCTGTGGAGGAGAACCTCCGGAACCAGTTCCGCAAGTATATGGACATCCTGGAGGCCAAGCCAGAGTTCCGGGAGGTCAAGACCAGACTGTTTCTGGAGCACTTTGGCAAAACAGGAGGGGACAAAAACCTCCACGTGCTCTATGATGCTGTGATGGGGAGAAACACTTTTGGGGAGTCCATTCTAGAGGTAGTGGAAAGATATGAGGCCAGGAACAGGAGAACCCTGGAGGATTTCTGTGTTCGAATGAAAGAGCTCTTCTGCCTGGGGCTGATCTCTCTGCTGGGCCACTGTGCACTGACACATGGGGAGGAGCAAGAGCAGGCAATGATTGAGGATTGGAACCAGAAGATCCAGGAAGTGGAGACCAGGATGAAGATTGCTATTGAGGAGTGTGTGGCAGCCTTCCCAGAACAGGCTTGTCTGGACATAAAGCAGTTGGTCCATgggaaggaggagaagagcaaCCAGGACACAGCTGAGGCACTGCAACAGTTCCTGACCAGGAAATACGACTGGGTGAGCTGGTCAGTTCGTGTGATCAACCATTCTGGCAGCAGCTACCGGAACTGGCGCGCTGGGGACAACTTCCAGCATGTGGTGGGCCAGAACTGGTTTGACGTGTTGCAGGTGAATGACACCAACGTGGTGGTGTCCTACAGCTGTAATCCCCAGCCGGTGCCCAAGGACTGCATCCGGCAGCTGATGGAGGGCCTGGCGAAGAAAGGAAACGTCCAGGCTGTGGTGGAGGCCCTGCAGAAGCAGCTGCCCGGGTTTGTGGCACACGCAGTGAGCCGCCACAAGGAGAGCTGTGCGGCCTGGAGCTTTCCAGAGGACTGCCATTACTGGGAGAGGCACAAGAACGTGGCACTATGCGTGCACTCTGAGTGA